CTAAGCAAATCGCGGCCACAATCATGACGATGCCTGATGCTGTTGATCTAATCAGGTTTGAAAAAACCTATTACAGATAGGATTTTTTGGCGCACATGAACGTCGTGGAAAACTCGTCTCTAGTCGCCGAATTGAACAAATGGTTAATCGCGACGGCAAAAAGATCAGAGTTTCCGCTGAGTTTCGTTCCTCCGAGACGCTAGGACTTCCATCGACATCCGATCGGGACAAGTACATGGCGTTCATGAAGCTCGCGATGGAAACAAAGCTCAAGATGGGCGTGATAAACAATCCTATTAGGTTTTCCGGCTACAGTCTGCTGAACATATTGGGACAGTGCGATTCCGGAGAAAACTATGAGGCGCTAAACAGCTGGGGCATGCGAATGGCCGACACTACAATCACCTCAGAGCAGGTGATTTATTCGTCGGTCCGGAAGCGCTATATGAACAAAACTGTTCATGTATTTCGTAGTTTTACTCGCCTGGGCACCAGCGGACTAAATAATTTTGGTCGAGCCGATATGTTCGAGGTAGAGCTTGAAGATTGGCTCCTCGAGAACCTTAACGAGTCTTTTGTCGTACCCGAAGACTTCAATATGTACCGCAAACTGGTTCGACCTACGGCAAAAGGCATTTTTGTCTATTTGTATTTGTGGTTCTACGCCAGCCAGGGTAGACAAGTAGAGAAGGATTATGCGGAGCTCTGTGCTCTACTAAACATCCGTACCTACGACCACGTCTCCAAAATTCGAGAGACAATCGGACTGTCGCTTACAGACTTAGTGAACATAGGATATTTGAGGAGTTGGGATGTCAGACCCATGATGTCTAAATCTGGGTATAAGTTGATTCTGACTCCGGGAAGAGCAATGAAGGATGTCCTCCTCCTCACTCAACGAAAACAGCTCGCTCTCGTGGGGCAAACTGATATGCCACTGTCCGATTCACGTGAAAGTGCCATGGCTGCTTTGATCGAAAAAGGAGTCAGCCCCACGAAGGCAAAGGATCTCGCCGGAAGACTTGAGCCCTCCGCCTTGCTTGACAGAATCGAATTTGTTAGCCACCAAGTTGAATCCGATACCAGGAAGAACATCAAGAATCCAGCCGGCTACCTCATTAGCTTTCTTGAAAG
This portion of the Acidisarcina polymorpha genome encodes:
- a CDS encoding replication initiator protein A gives rise to the protein MVNRDGKKIRVSAEFRSSETLGLPSTSDRDKYMAFMKLAMETKLKMGVINNPIRFSGYSLLNILGQCDSGENYEALNSWGMRMADTTITSEQVIYSSVRKRYMNKTVHVFRSFTRLGTSGLNNFGRADMFEVELEDWLLENLNESFVVPEDFNMYRKLVRPTAKGIFVYLYLWFYASQGRQVEKDYAELCALLNIRTYDHVSKIRETIGLSLTDLVNIGYLRSWDVRPMMSKSGYKLILTPGRAMKDVLLLTQRKQLALVGQTDMPLSDSRESAMAALIEKGVSPTKAKDLAGRLEPSALLDRIEFVSHQVESDTRKNIKNPAGYLISFLESDQLVPSNFQTSRQRVELQAKKAHEDSLRARNTANALKQLHLQEEYEAWKRVEADSVIAQRFPKAALVEKLKGVSSQLRREPTVASFLDRLSQEQRRRELMKHLRNEVIRELDWPSFEEWQRADPQRRLFQMGDD